In Arachis hypogaea cultivar Tifrunner chromosome 17, arahy.Tifrunner.gnm2.J5K5, whole genome shotgun sequence, a single window of DNA contains:
- the LOC112767460 gene encoding probable trehalose-phosphate phosphatase D isoform X1, producing the protein MFDEMIWNSKGKQVVVFLDYDGTLSPIVADPEKAFMTKKMRAILKDIARLFPTAIVTGRCIDKVYDFVRLGEVYYAGSHGMDIKGPTKSRNHQKGNNNEALVLFQPASQFLPMINEVYKILVEKMKAIPGAKVENNKFCLSVHFRCVEEKCWSALAEQVNSVLKEYPKLKLTHGRKVIEIRPTIKWDKGKAIEFLLESLGYANSTSVFPIYIGDDTTDEDAFKVLRSKGQGIGILVSQIQKETNAIYTLHDPLEVGQFLRRLADWKKNKF; encoded by the exons ATGTTTGATGAGATGATATGGAACTCGAAAGGGAAGCAAGTTGTTGTGTTTCTTGATTACGATGGAACTCTTTCTCCAATTGTTGCAGATCCAGAGAAAGCATTCATGACTAAAAAG ATGAGAGCAATACTAAAGGACATAGCAAGACTATTTCCCACTGCCATAGTAACCGGAAGGTGTATTGACAAG gtATACGATTTTGTAAGATTGGGAGAAGTGTACTATGCTGGAAGTCACGGTATGGACATCAAAGGACCAACAAAAAGCCGCAATCATCAGAAA GGTAACAATAATGAAGCATTAGTGCTCTTCCAACCTGCGAGTCAATTCTTGCCCATGATCAACGAG GTGTACAAGATCTTGGTAGAAAAAATGAAGGCTATCCCAGGGGCTAAAGTAGAAAACAACAAGTTTTGTCTGTCCGTGCACTTTCGATGTGTTGAAGAAAAG TGCTGGTCAGCCTTGGCGGAACAAGTTAATTCAGTGCTCAAGGAGTACCCAAAACTTAAGTTAACACATGGGAGAAAAGTTATTGAGATTCGTCCAACTATAAAATGGGACAAAGGCAAGGCTATTGAATTCTTGTTAGAGTCACTAG GCTATGCAAATTCTACCAGCGTATTTCCCATCTATATTGGTGATGATACAACTGATGAGGATGCTTTTAAG GTTCTACGTAGTAAgggccaaggaattgggattcttGTTTCTCAAATTCAAAAAGAAACTAACGCTATCTACACTTTGCATGATCCTTTAGAG GTTGGACAATTTTTAAGGCGTTTGGCAGATTGGAAAAAAAACAAGTTCTAG
- the LOC112767460 gene encoding probable trehalose-phosphate phosphatase J isoform X2, whose protein sequence is MKSSSQVSTNIVKLTESFSHSTVSAASSQVQKSSMALFGGLLGQYQKRRLLFTVEESNNNKGGSNKVGHPSALKMFDEMIWNSKGKQVVVFLDYDGTLSPIVADPEKAFMTKKMRAILKDIARLFPTAIVTGRCIDKVYDFVRLGEVYYAGSHGMDIKGPTKSRNHQKGNNNEALVLFQPASQFLPMINEVYKILVEKMKAIPGAKVENNKFCLSVHFRCVEEKCWSALAEQVNSVLKEYPKLKLTHGRKVIEIRPTIKWDKGKAIEFLLESLGYANSTSVFPIYIGDDTTDEDAFKVLRSKGQGIGILVSQIQKETNAIYTLHDPLEVGQFLRRLADWKKNKF, encoded by the exons ATGAAATCATCATCACAAGTGAGTACCAACATAGTGAAGCTCACGGAGTCGTTCTCCCATTCGACGGTTTCGGCAGCAAGTTCACAAGTGCAAAAATCATCAATGGCCTTGTTTGGTGGGTTATTGGGTCAATACCAGAAGAGAAGGCTTCTCTTCACTGTAGaagagagcaataataataaaggaggcagtaacaaa GTTGGTCATCCATCTGCGCTGAAGATGTTTGATGAGATGATATGGAACTCGAAAGGGAAGCAAGTTGTTGTGTTTCTTGATTACGATGGAACTCTTTCTCCAATTGTTGCAGATCCAGAGAAAGCATTCATGACTAAAAAG ATGAGAGCAATACTAAAGGACATAGCAAGACTATTTCCCACTGCCATAGTAACCGGAAGGTGTATTGACAAG gtATACGATTTTGTAAGATTGGGAGAAGTGTACTATGCTGGAAGTCACGGTATGGACATCAAAGGACCAACAAAAAGCCGCAATCATCAGAAA GGTAACAATAATGAAGCATTAGTGCTCTTCCAACCTGCGAGTCAATTCTTGCCCATGATCAACGAG GTGTACAAGATCTTGGTAGAAAAAATGAAGGCTATCCCAGGGGCTAAAGTAGAAAACAACAAGTTTTGTCTGTCCGTGCACTTTCGATGTGTTGAAGAAAAG TGCTGGTCAGCCTTGGCGGAACAAGTTAATTCAGTGCTCAAGGAGTACCCAAAACTTAAGTTAACACATGGGAGAAAAGTTATTGAGATTCGTCCAACTATAAAATGGGACAAAGGCAAGGCTATTGAATTCTTGTTAGAGTCACTAG GCTATGCAAATTCTACCAGCGTATTTCCCATCTATATTGGTGATGATACAACTGATGAGGATGCTTTTAAG GTTCTACGTAGTAAgggccaaggaattgggattcttGTTTCTCAAATTCAAAAAGAAACTAACGCTATCTACACTTTGCATGATCCTTTAGAG GTTGGACAATTTTTAAGGCGTTTGGCAGATTGGAAAAAAAACAAGTTCTAG